GCACTTGGTTCGTTCTGCTTCGCCGTTGGCTTATCGACTTGCTTGCCTTGTTTTGCTTTCCAGTATCACTCCGATCGCTTGGGGACAAGAAGCCGCGTCAGAGAAGTCAATCGAATCAAAATACTTGGGCAACGTTCGGCAAGTGACGTCCGGCATGGTGAAAGCTGGCGAAGGCTATTTCTCGCCCGATGGGAAACAGATCGTTTACCAGGCGGTTCCTCCTCAGTATCCCTTCTACCAGATCTACACCCAGTCACTGGAAGGGGGTAAGCCGGAATTGGTGAGTACCGGCCGCGGCCGTACGACGTGTGCCTACTTCACGGTCGACGGACAAGACATCTTATTCGCCAGTAGTCACCTCGATCCTCAGATGACCAAGACCGAGCAGGACGAAATCGCTCGCCAGGAAGAGGAACGCAAGAGTGGTCAACGTCGTCGCTATTCGTGGGATTTCGATCCCTACACCGATATTTTCTTGAAGGACATGTCGACCGGCAAACTGACTCAGCTAACGACCGAAAAAGGTTACGACGCCGAAGGAGCCTTCTCGTACGACGGCACGAAGATCGCGTTTTGCAGTGACCGCGACGGCGATCCAGATCTTTACGTGATGGATGCCGATGGATCGAACGTCAAGCAACTGACGAATGCCAAAGGGTATGATGGAGGGCCTTTCATTTCTCCCAACGGCAAATGGGTTGTCTTCCGTAGTGACCGGAAGGAAGAAGGTTTTCTCCAAATTTATGTGGTCTCAATCGATGGCGATAAAGAGATTGCCTTGACCGACAACGTTGGCGTGAATTGGGCTCCCTATTGGCATCCGACCAAGCCCTATATCATTTGGGCTGGGGCGGACCACTCGAAACCAGGTCGGCCTAACTACGATTTGTGGTTGATGAAGTACGAAGAAACTGACGACACAATCAAGCCAGGCCAAGTGTGGCGTATCACCGACAGCCCAGCAGCTGACGTATTGCCAGTATTCTCGCCCGACGGGAAGAAGCTGATGTGGACCAGCACCCG
The Blastopirellula marina genome window above contains:
- a CDS encoding TolB family protein, giving the protein MPHLVRSASPLAYRLACLVLLSSITPIAWGQEAASEKSIESKYLGNVRQVTSGMVKAGEGYFSPDGKQIVYQAVPPQYPFYQIYTQSLEGGKPELVSTGRGRTTCAYFTVDGQDILFASSHLDPQMTKTEQDEIARQEEERKSGQRRRYSWDFDPYTDIFLKDMSTGKLTQLTTEKGYDAEGAFSYDGTKIAFCSDRDGDPDLYVMDADGSNVKQLTNAKGYDGGPFISPNGKWVVFRSDRKEEGFLQIYVVSIDGDKEIALTDNVGVNWAPYWHPTKPYIIWAGADHSKPGRPNYDLWLMKYEETDDTIKPGQVWRITDSPAADVLPVFSPDGKKLMWTSTRTDDHSSQLFIADFTFPEDEATEGK